In the Quercus lobata isolate SW786 chromosome 5, ValleyOak3.0 Primary Assembly, whole genome shotgun sequence genome, one interval contains:
- the LOC115988929 gene encoding cysteine-rich receptor-like protein kinase 10, whose protein sequence is MITSFNPFSLSIVFVSILSFLNLTTPATGANDLFHFCANSTFSANSLYQTGINSLLSSLSSNATRNLEFYNTTTNRNTSNPVYGLYLCRGDVTSEVCRGCVAEATKDLTTRCSREKIAVIWYGECMLRYSNESIFSTVIVRPRVALLNTQNITNQDQLNKLVNTSMTSLARKASDVPIGVKKFRTEEVNISAFQTLYNLVQCTPDLSSTDCNLCLQTAIIRLPICCGGKQGARVLLPSCNVRYELYRFYNTTEAPSPSPGLQSLPPPPSVSGQEGKSKLSTATVVAIVAPIFIVVVLFIVGCCFLTRRGKKNNNVAEEADAANDITTVESLQFDFVTIESATNKFSEDNKLGEGGFGQVYKGTFPNRQEIAVKRLSKSSGQGAEQFKNEVVVVAQLQHRNLARLLGFCLEGEEKILVYEFVPNKSLDYILYDPKKKGLLDWSRRYKIIDGIARGIQYLHQDSRLRIIHRDLKASNILLDADMNPKISDFGMARIFGVDQTQGNTSRIVGTYGYMSPEYAMHGEFSVKSDVYSFGVLVLEIISGKKNSDFYESEGAEDLLSYAWIHWRDGRPLELLDPILGDSFSRDEVMRCIHMGLLCVQEDPAERPTVETIVLTLNSGSVTLPSPQQPAFFLKTDTYMPRKGLESDQSTRQSIPLSVNEASITELHPR, encoded by the exons ATGATCACTTCCTTCAATCCCTTCTCTCTTTCCATCGTTTTCGTTTCCATACTTAGCTTCCTCAACCTGACGACTCCGGCAACTGGCGCAAACGACCTATTCCACTTCTGTGCAAACTCCACTTTCAGCGCCAATAGCCTCTACCAAACTGGTATAAACTCCCTCCTCTCTTCACTTTCCTCCAACGCCACACGCAACTTAGAATTCTACAACACCACCACAAACCGAAACACCTCCAACCCTGTCTACGGCCTCTACCTCTGCCGTGGTGATGTAACTTCTGAAGTCTGCAGAGGATGCGTGGCCGAAGCAACCAAAGATCTCACCACAAGGTGCTCCAGAGAAAAGATTGCTGTGATTTGGTACGGTGAATGCATGTTACGTTACTCAAATGAGTCTATTTTCTCTACTGTGATCGTAAGGCCTAGAGTGGCCTTGTTGAACACGCAAAATATTACCAACCAGGACCAGTTGAATAAGCTTGTGAACACCTCGATGACCAGCTTGGCAAGAAAGGCCTCTGATGTTCCAATCGGTGTTAAGAAGTTTAGGACCGAAGAAGTGAATATCTCTGCTTTTCAAACGCTGTACAACCTTGTACAGTGCACACCGGACCTGTCCAGCACTGATTGCAACCTGTGCCTTCAAACAGCTATAATCCGTCTTCCAATATGCTGTGGTGGAAAACAAGGAGCAAGAGTACTGCTTCCTAGTTGTAATGTTAGGTACGAATTGTACAGATTTTACAATACAACAGAGGCGCCATCGCCATCACCTGGGCTTCAATCTCTACCACCTCCACCTTCTGTAAGTGGACAAGAAG GAAAAAGCAAACTGTCAACAGCAACGGTAGTCGCCATAGTTGCTCCAATTTTTATTGTCGTGGTTCTATTCATTGTGGGCTGCTGTTTCCTAACAAGGAGAGGAAAGAAGAACAACAATGTTGCAGAAGAAGCAGATG CTGCAAATGATATTACAACTGTAGAGTCCTtgcaatttgattttgttaCAATCGAAAGTGCCACAAACAAATTCTCAGAGGATAACAAGCTTGGTGAAGGTGGATTTGGTCAGGTTTACAAG ggaACATTTCCTAATAGACAAGAGATAGCTGTGAAGAGGCTATCAAAAAGCTCTGGGCAGGGTGCAGAACAATTTAAGAATGAGGTTGTAGTGGTAGCCCAACTTCAACACAGAAATTTAGCAAGGCTATTGGGATTTTGCTtggaaggagaagaaaagatACTCGTTTATGAATTTGTGCCCAACAAGAGTCTTGACTATATTCTATACG ACCCTAAGAAAAAAGGACTACTTGATTGGTCAAGACGTTACAAGATAATTGACGGAATTGCTCGAGGAATTCAATATCTTCACCAAGATTCTCGACTTCGAATTATACATCGTGATCTCAAAGCTAGCAATATATTATTAGATGCAGAtatgaacccaaaaatttcagattttgggaTGGCAAGGATATTTGGAGTTGATCAAACTCAAGGAAACACAAGTAGAATTGTGGGAACATA TGGTTATATGTCTCCAGAGTACGCAATGCATGGTGAATTCTCTGTGAAGTCAGATGTGTATAGCTTTGGTGTCTTGGTTCTAGAGATTATCAGTGGCAAGAAGAACAGTGATTTCTATGAATCAGAAGGTGCTGAGGACCTCTTAAGCTAT GCTTGGATACATTGGAGGGATGGTAGGCCCTTGGAATTGTTGGATCCAATTTTGGGAGATTCCTTTTCGAGAGATGAAGTCATGAGATGCATCCACATGGGTTTATTATGTGTTCAGGAAGATCCAGCCGAAAGACCCACCGTGGAGACAATAGTTCTCACACTTAATAGCGGCTCTGTTACGTTGCCATCACCTCAACAGCCAgcattttttcttaaaacagACACATACATGCCAAGAAAGGGCCTGGAGTCTGATCAATCTACAAGACAGTCAATACCATTGTCTGTTAATGAAGCATCCATTACTGAACTACATCCTCGATAA
- the LOC115988936 gene encoding cysteine-rich receptor-like protein kinase 10, which yields MADFKIPISLLLLLSLLNLFSRSEGAPTYATHYCSNSSFFTPNSTYQANLNLLLSDLSSNSTRLDGFYKTSVGQNSPDVATGLLFCRGDVTPAACKDCISTATKDIRNRCPFDKIILIWYDVCTLRYTNESDLNNLVPFENFNTTAQNVIEPDRFNGLLASTLNSLKQQAANSQSDKKFATAAVKFTSSVTLYCLVQCTPELSVSLCLTVLESAIGSLPMCCTGKQGGTVVLPSSNIRYELYPFFNYTASSTPLPPLPRGKSKSSTTIIAIAVPLSVAMVLFAIGVCFLRSRTSKKYNKFLEPDAGIEITAIESLQLDLVTIETATNKFSDDNKIGKGGFGTVYKGTFPNGQEIAVKRLSKSSVQGAIEFKNEIVLVAKLQHRNLVRLLGFCFEGEEKILIYEYVPNRSLDFFLFDSERQGQLDWSSRYKIIGGIARGILYLHEDSRLRIIHRDLKASNVLLDANMNPKISDFGMARIFVADQAQGNTNRIVGTYGYMSPEYAMQGRFSVKSDVFSFGVLILEIISGKKNNCFYQSEHDEDLLSYTWKQWKNGTPIELLDPTIRGSHSRNEVIRCIHIGLLCVQENPANRPTMATVVLMLDSYSVSLQLPQQPAFLLRNKANRNMPKKELQHEGFSSQSVPWSVDGEPITELYPR from the exons ATGGCCGACTTCAAAATTCCTATATCCCTGTTGCTCTTATTAAGCTTGCTTAACCTGTTCAGCAGAAGTGAAGGAGCACCAACTTACGCCACTCATTATTGCTCCAATTCAAGCTTTTTCACTCCCAATAGTACCTACCAAGCCAATCTCAACCTCCTCCTCTCTGATCTATCTTCCAACTCCACACGCCTAGATGGGTTCTACAAAACCAGTGTGGGTCAAAACTCTCCGGACGTGGCCACGGGTCTTCTTTTCTGCCGTGGTGATGTCACCCCAGCTGCTTGTAAAGACTGCATCTCTACTGCAACAAAAGACATACGAAACCGCTGTCCTTTCGACAAAATCATCCTAATCTGGTACGATGTGTGCACGTTGCGTTACACCAACGAATCAGACCTGAACAACTTAGTTCCCTTTGAGAACTTTAACACTACAGCCCAGAATGTCATCGAGCCAGACCGGTTCAACGGGTTATTAGCAAGCACCTTGAATTCATTGAAGCAACAAGCTGCCAATTCCCAATCGGACAAGAAATTTGCAACGGCGGCTGTAAAGTTTACGAGCTCGGTGACACTCTACTGTTTGGTGCAGTGCACACCGGAGCTTTCTGTCAGTTTATGCTTGACAGTTTTGGAAAGTGCCATCGGTTCTCTTCCCATGTGCTGCACTGGAAAACAAGGTGGAACAGTTGTGCTTCCGAGCTCTAATATTAGATATGAACTTTAtccattttttaattacacGGCATCATCTACTCCACTTCCTCCTCTGCCTCGAG GAAAAAGTAAGTCATCTACAACAATTATCGCCATTGCTGTCCCACTTTCTGTTGCTATGGTGCTTTTTGCTATTGGAGTTTGCTTCCTGCGTAGTAGAACAAGCaagaaatacaataaatttCTGGAACCAGATG CTGGAATTGAAATAACAGCCATAGAGTCCTTGCAATTAGACTTGGTTACAATTGAAACTGCCACGAACAAGTTCTCGGATGATAATAAGATTGGTAAAGGTGGTTTTGGTACGGTTTACAAG GGTACCTTTCCTAATGGACAAGAAATAGCAGTGAAGAGACTATCCAAAAGCTCTGTGCAAGGTGCAATAGAATTTAAGAATGAGATTGTGCTGGTTGCCAAGCTTCAACACAGGAATCTAGTGAGACTCTTGGGATTTTGCTttgaaggagaagaaaagatACTTATTTATGAATACGTGCCTAACAGAAGccttgatttctttttattcg actCAGAGAGGCAAGGGCAACTGGATTGGTCAAGTCGTTACAAGATTATAGGAGGGATTGCTCGAGGGATTCTCTATCTTCATGAAGATTCTCGGCTTAGAATTATACATCGGGATCTTAAAGCTAGCAATGTTTTGTTAGATGCCAATATGAACCCAAAGATTTCAGATTTTGGAATGGCAAGAATATTTGTAGCGGATCAAGCTCAAGGAAATACAAATAGAATCGTTGGAACATA TGGTTACATGTCTCCAGAGTATGCAATGCAAGGACGATTCTCAGTAAAGTCCGATGTGTTTAGTTTTGGCGTCCTAATTCTAGAGATTATAAGTGGCAAGAAGAACAATTGTTTCTATCAGTCAGAACATGATGAGGACCTCTTAAGCTAT ACTTGGAAACAATGGAAAAATGGGACACCCATTGAATTGCTGGATCCAACTATAAGAGGTTCCCATTCAAGAAATGAAGTCATTAGATGCATCCATATCGGGTTATTGTGTGTTCAAGAAAACCCAGCCAACCGACCTACAATGGCAACAGTAGTTCTCATGCTTGACAGTTATTCTGTTAGCCTGCAGTTACCTCAGCAGCCAGCATTTTTGCTTCGGAATAAAGCAAACAGGAATATGCCAAAAAAGGAGCTGCAACATGAGGGTTTTTCAAGCCAGTCGGTGCCATGGTCAGTTGATGGAGAACCGATCACTGAACTGTATCCTCGATAG